Proteins encoded within one genomic window of Thermodesulfobacteriota bacterium:
- a CDS encoding minor capsid protein, translated as MIGALAAKRPLSQAEAIRLATEKSVRARNLYTEQTVAELTAMLAAAEEEVRRAILRYKSLGSLPDNKLAALEGLKKLQADIQETTSRLHREQTLLFRKTAKTSFRQGVYRGIDEFAAAQLPFYRDLTPEGIDKLAARVFTLVDTDALDFMTNYNLVLAGDVNRELADGIKRVVMGGVVTGKGVEDIVRDLGRVVKNPESFRYAGSKVFTKAQYRMEVIARTEVLRAHNQGRLKFHDRVGVRKLEWMTMEDERVCPVCGPLDGKVFDTNRFPQQPAHPNCRCTSVVAWPLVICGGELGAKAAAEPAACIIPPQAIEEQAKAKAAEDAKLKAAFEGGQIADLNTLSVKQLQTLAKQNGVSIARTKADFIHLLDAAEPGVDHSTLSGAALDAKLKQHKIGLLRTKDDLIQLLAQKQASLKQAQQLADQLKKIPPSSGLHDLTVVELQEMAKAKGVSLNMTKQDVIDLLDELEPGVDHKALQGATLIDAKKKHHIGPLKNKQQLVKALEKAAGEELAEKAKKERPNISES; from the coding sequence ATGATCGGTGCGCTCGCGGCCAAACGTCCCCTCTCCCAAGCCGAGGCCATTCGCCTGGCCACGGAGAAGAGTGTCCGCGCACGCAATCTCTATACGGAGCAAACGGTCGCCGAGCTGACCGCGATGCTCGCCGCCGCCGAAGAGGAGGTGCGCCGCGCCATCCTCCGCTACAAGAGCCTCGGTTCCCTTCCCGATAACAAACTCGCTGCTCTCGAAGGCCTCAAGAAACTGCAAGCCGACATCCAGGAGACCACGAGCCGGCTGCACCGGGAGCAGACGCTGCTTTTCCGGAAGACGGCCAAGACATCCTTCCGCCAGGGCGTCTACCGCGGCATCGACGAATTCGCCGCGGCCCAGCTTCCCTTCTATCGTGACCTGACCCCGGAGGGCATCGACAAGCTCGCCGCCCGAGTGTTCACCCTGGTGGACACCGATGCCCTCGATTTCATGACCAACTACAACTTGGTCCTGGCCGGCGACGTCAACCGCGAGCTGGCCGACGGCATCAAACGGGTCGTGATGGGCGGCGTCGTCACCGGCAAGGGCGTGGAGGACATCGTCCGCGACCTCGGGCGCGTGGTGAAGAACCCTGAGTCCTTCCGCTACGCCGGTTCCAAGGTGTTCACCAAAGCGCAGTATCGCATGGAGGTGATAGCCCGCACGGAGGTCCTGCGCGCCCATAACCAGGGGCGACTCAAGTTCCACGACCGGGTCGGAGTTCGGAAGCTCGAATGGATGACCATGGAGGACGAGCGGGTTTGCCCCGTCTGCGGGCCGCTGGACGGCAAGGTGTTCGACACGAACCGCTTTCCCCAGCAACCGGCCCATCCCAACTGCCGCTGCACAAGCGTGGTCGCTTGGCCCCTGGTGATCTGCGGAGGAGAGCTGGGGGCGAAAGCCGCGGCTGAACCCGCCGCGTGCATCATCCCGCCCCAGGCCATCGAAGAGCAGGCGAAGGCCAAGGCGGCGGAAGACGCGAAGCTCAAGGCAGCCTTCGAAGGCGGACAGATCGCCGACCTGAACACTCTAAGCGTGAAGCAACTCCAGACCCTGGCCAAGCAGAACGGCGTCTCCATCGCCCGGACCAAAGCCGACTTCATCCATCTGCTCGACGCGGCGGAGCCGGGCGTGGACCACTCCACCCTCTCCGGAGCCGCCCTCGACGCCAAGCTCAAACAACACAAGATCGGCCTGCTCCGCACCAAGGACGACCTGATTCAACTCCTGGCGCAGAAACAGGCGTCCCTCAAGCAGGCGCAGCAACTGGCGGACCAGCTCAAGAAGATTCCGCCGAGCAGCGGGCTGCATGACCTCACCGTGGTCGAACTCCAGGAGATGGCCAAAGCCAAGGGCGTCTCCCTCAACATGACCAAGCAGGACGTGATCGACCTGCTCGACGAGTTGGAACCCGGCGTCGATCACAAGGCGCTCCAAGGCGCGACCCTGATCGACGCCAAGAAGAAGCACCACATCGGCCCGCTCAAGAACAAGCAGCAGCTTGTCAAGGCGCTGGAAAAGGCGGCCGGTGAGGAACTGGCGGAAAAGGCCAAGAAGGAACGGCCTAATATTTCAGAATCCTGA